A single Candidatus Thalassolituus haligoni DNA region contains:
- a CDS encoding propionyl-CoA synthetase, translating to MTYQQQYKKSINDPEGFWAEQAGRIQWFKVPDVTLSKDENGVDRWFADGELNTAYLALDHHVLQGRGDQLALIYDSPVTNTKRSYTYKELTAAVARFAGVLKAQGVEKGDRVVIYMPMVPEAAIAMLACARLGAIHSVVFGGFAASELAMRIDDAAPKVLVSASCGIEVNKIIEYKPILDAAIDIAAHKPSRCIVLQRDLCRCELNDRYDLDWEIGMAAAEPADCTPVLATDPLYVLYTSGTTGKPKGVVRDNGGHAVAMKYSMDVVYDMQIGDVFWAASDVGWVVGHSYIVYAPLLAGCTTVFYEGKPVRTPDAGAFWRVCEEYGVKGLFAAPTAFRAVRKEDPDCLLAQQYDLSKLKTIFMAGERLDPPTYDWVLEHIQRPIVDHWWQTETGWAIAGNHMGLEPAKVKAGSVTRPSPGYNVQILDSHGKAVAANEQGSIAIKLPLPPGCLPTIWGNHDRFVAGYLRTFDGYYITGDGGYLDDDNYLFVLGRTDDIINVAGHRLSTGEMEEVVAGHSAVAECAVIGQASDLKGEEPLGLILLKDGIDIDEEELQRELVKRVRDQIGAVASFKHAVVVQRLPKTRSGKILRKILRNIANNEEYTAPSTIDDPSCLAEIETTLKEKGVRK from the coding sequence ATGACATACCAACAACAATATAAAAAATCCATCAATGACCCTGAAGGTTTTTGGGCGGAACAGGCTGGCAGAATTCAGTGGTTCAAGGTGCCAGACGTTACCCTGAGTAAAGACGAGAATGGCGTCGACCGCTGGTTCGCTGATGGTGAACTGAATACGGCCTATCTGGCACTCGACCATCACGTGTTGCAAGGGCGTGGAGATCAGCTGGCACTGATCTACGATTCTCCTGTCACCAATACCAAACGTTCTTATACCTATAAAGAACTGACAGCAGCGGTTGCCCGGTTTGCTGGTGTCCTGAAGGCTCAGGGCGTTGAGAAAGGCGACCGGGTTGTTATCTATATGCCGATGGTGCCGGAAGCCGCGATTGCCATGCTGGCGTGTGCACGTTTGGGAGCCATTCACTCGGTCGTGTTTGGTGGTTTTGCTGCCAGTGAGCTGGCTATGCGTATCGACGATGCGGCACCCAAGGTTCTGGTGTCAGCGTCGTGCGGTATTGAGGTCAACAAAATCATTGAGTACAAGCCTATTCTCGATGCGGCTATCGACATTGCGGCTCACAAGCCGTCACGTTGCATTGTGCTACAGCGTGATTTGTGTCGCTGTGAATTGAATGATCGCTACGATCTCGATTGGGAGATCGGGATGGCAGCCGCCGAGCCTGCAGATTGCACGCCGGTACTGGCGACAGATCCTTTGTATGTGCTGTATACCTCTGGCACAACCGGTAAACCCAAAGGGGTGGTTCGCGACAACGGTGGCCACGCCGTGGCGATGAAATACAGCATGGACGTGGTATATGACATGCAAATTGGTGATGTCTTCTGGGCTGCCTCGGATGTTGGCTGGGTGGTTGGGCATTCGTATATCGTCTATGCCCCGTTGCTGGCAGGATGCACCACCGTATTTTACGAAGGCAAGCCGGTACGTACGCCGGATGCCGGAGCTTTCTGGCGTGTGTGTGAGGAGTATGGCGTCAAAGGTCTGTTCGCAGCCCCGACAGCGTTTCGTGCTGTGCGGAAGGAAGATCCCGACTGTTTGCTGGCACAGCAATATGACCTCAGTAAACTGAAGACCATTTTTATGGCTGGCGAACGCTTGGATCCGCCGACTTATGACTGGGTGCTGGAACACATTCAGCGACCGATTGTGGATCATTGGTGGCAAACCGAAACCGGCTGGGCCATTGCCGGGAATCATATGGGGCTGGAACCGGCCAAAGTAAAAGCTGGCTCTGTTACCCGTCCTTCGCCTGGCTACAACGTGCAAATCCTGGATTCTCACGGCAAAGCGGTTGCCGCCAATGAACAGGGCAGTATTGCAATCAAGTTGCCATTGCCACCCGGATGTTTGCCCACCATCTGGGGCAACCATGATCGTTTTGTGGCAGGTTATCTGCGCACCTTTGACGGTTATTATATTACCGGCGACGGCGGTTATCTGGACGATGATAACTATCTGTTTGTTCTCGGTCGTACCGACGACATTATTAACGTTGCCGGTCACCGTCTTTCTACCGGCGAAATGGAGGAAGTGGTGGCGGGGCATTCGGCTGTCGCCGAGTGTGCCGTCATTGGTCAGGCTAGCGATCTGAAAGGTGAGGAGCCTCTGGGTCTTATCCTGCTTAAAGATGGCATCGATATTGACGAAGAGGAATTGCAGCGAGAGCTGGTCAAACGCGTACGTGACCAGATTGGTGCGGTTGCCAGCTTCAAGCATGCGGTGGTGGTGCAGCGCCTGCCAAAAACCCGTTCAGGCAAGATTCTGCGCAAGATTCTGCGTAATATTGCCAATAACGAAGAATATACTGCGCCATCGACGATTGATGATCCTTCGTGCCTGGCTGAAATTGAAACCACTCTGAAAGAAAAGGGCGTCAGAAAATAA
- the uspE gene encoding universal stress protein UspE encodes MLDINHLLVVLDAEHPEQIALDKALWLAGVLKADVSLLTSVYEPYCGDSSSLEETTKQQIRRARIDSTERWIESFVPEVQERGITVRTEVHWQKHLHEAVIESMRATDYDLVIKGTHPHSLIDRLFTHTDWNLMRHCPAPVLLVKSPAAWQHNRILAAIDATSVDDGHQLISDNILSFAEHLADHFDTDLHMVNAFPQVAIAFAMVPEVTAPDDIQAYITEQHQDACEQLAKKYNIHEDHVHIAEGETDTVVAETATAVAADVLVVGSVGRSGIAGVLIGNTAEQLVDKVPCDVIVIKPQDGVLPEAE; translated from the coding sequence ATGCTGGATATCAACCATTTGCTGGTCGTGCTCGACGCTGAACACCCTGAGCAAATAGCACTCGACAAGGCGCTCTGGCTTGCGGGGGTACTCAAGGCCGATGTCAGTCTGCTGACGTCGGTTTACGAACCTTACTGTGGTGACAGTTCTTCTCTGGAAGAAACCACCAAGCAGCAAATTCGCCGCGCACGTATTGATTCAACGGAGCGCTGGATTGAAAGCTTTGTACCGGAAGTACAGGAACGTGGCATCACGGTGCGTACGGAAGTCCACTGGCAGAAGCATCTGCATGAAGCCGTTATCGAATCCATGCGAGCGACAGATTACGATCTGGTTATCAAGGGGACTCACCCTCATAGCCTGATCGATCGCCTGTTCACCCATACCGACTGGAACCTGATGCGCCATTGTCCGGCTCCCGTACTGCTGGTGAAATCCCCCGCCGCCTGGCAACACAATCGTATACTGGCCGCCATTGATGCGACGTCAGTTGATGACGGCCACCAGCTTATTAGCGACAACATTCTCTCGTTTGCAGAACATCTGGCCGATCATTTTGATACCGATCTGCATATGGTTAATGCCTTTCCTCAGGTTGCCATTGCCTTTGCCATGGTTCCTGAAGTCACTGCGCCGGACGATATTCAGGCCTATATCACTGAACAGCATCAGGATGCCTGCGAGCAATTGGCCAAGAAATACAACATTCACGAGGATCACGTTCATATTGCCGAAGGGGAAACCGATACCGTCGTTGCCGAGACAGCAACTGCTGTGGCCGCTGACGTACTGGTAGTTGGCTCAGTCGGCCGCAGTGGCATTGCCGGTGTATTGATTGGCAACACCGCCGAGCAGCTGGTCGACAAAGTGCCTTGCGATGTGATAGTGATCAAACCGCAGGATGGTGTTCTGCCTGAAGCAGAATAG
- a CDS encoding LysR family transcriptional regulator, translating into MDSQQLKAFLAVARHQSFSLAAEQLFLTQSAVSKRIQQLEQQLDSPLFERHNRSISLTESGQRLLPKAREILELMNDTQIQINNLAGSVEGTLSIATSHHIGLHRIPPFLKSFVRQYPAVRLDIRFLGSEDAYQAVEQRRVELALTTLDERQPDRVTAIPLWQDDMVCVCAPGHPLACQQQISLFSLAENVAILPEPDTITYRVVDAAFRDAGLTLETHMPTNYLETIKMMVSVGLGWSVLPSSMTDDQLFVLPWPGAPMIRPLGVIHLANRTLTNAASAFIALLSDSATEPTNLIHDIVATEGEA; encoded by the coding sequence ATGGATAGCCAACAACTTAAAGCCTTTTTGGCGGTTGCCCGCCACCAATCGTTTTCGCTGGCAGCAGAGCAGCTGTTTTTAACCCAATCTGCCGTTTCCAAACGCATTCAGCAACTGGAACAGCAGCTCGACAGCCCCTTGTTTGAACGCCACAACCGTTCCATCAGTCTGACCGAATCAGGCCAACGATTACTTCCAAAAGCACGTGAAATCCTTGAGCTGATGAATGACACCCAGATTCAGATCAATAATCTGGCAGGCTCCGTTGAAGGCACTCTCAGCATCGCTACCAGCCACCATATTGGCTTGCATCGAATCCCGCCTTTTCTGAAATCCTTTGTCCGCCAATACCCTGCGGTACGACTGGACATTCGTTTCCTGGGTTCTGAAGATGCTTATCAGGCCGTCGAGCAACGCCGGGTCGAATTGGCGCTGACAACGCTGGATGAACGGCAACCGGATCGGGTTACAGCGATCCCGCTCTGGCAGGATGACATGGTCTGTGTTTGTGCTCCTGGCCACCCACTTGCTTGCCAACAACAAATAAGCCTCTTCAGTCTGGCTGAAAATGTCGCTATTTTGCCAGAACCGGATACCATCACTTACCGGGTTGTCGACGCGGCTTTTCGAGATGCCGGTCTGACGCTGGAAACCCATATGCCGACCAACTATCTGGAAACCATCAAGATGATGGTCAGCGTTGGCCTTGGCTGGTCGGTACTGCCATCCAGCATGACAGACGATCAATTGTTTGTATTGCCCTGGCCTGGCGCTCCAATGATTCGGCCGCTGGGTGTTATTCATCTGGCAAACCGTACCCTCACCAATGCCGCCAGCGCATTTATTGCACTGCTAAGCGATTCAGCCACCGAACCGACCAACTTGATCCATGACATAGTGGCAACAGAAGGTGAAGCGTAA
- the leuC gene encoding 3-isopropylmalate dehydratase large subunit, which produces MTGKTLYDKLWQQHVVKERDDGTALIYIDRQLLHEVTSPQAFEGLRIAGRKPWRLDANLATPDHNVPTTAIERESGVDGIVDPVSKIQVVTLDNNCDEFGITEFKMKDKRQGIVHVVGPEQGATLPGMTVVCGDSHTATHGAFAALAHGIGTSEVEHVLATQCLIQRKMKNLLIRVDGELGKGITGKDVVLHVIGIIGTAGGNGCAMEFGGSAIRSMSMEGRMTMCNMAIEAGARVGMVAFDSITAAYVKGRPYAPNADQWELALAAWQDLVSDDDAVFDKVVEVRAEDIKPQVTWGTSPEMVTTIDATVPALEDARDGAQRAGFERAYAYMGLEPGQKITDIKLDRVFIGSCTNSRIEDLRQAAAVAQGRKVADSVLQALVVPGSGLVKEQAEQEGLDKIFVEAGFEWREPGCSMCLAMNADRLGQGEHCASTSNRNFEGRQGYGGRTHLVSPAMAAAAAIAGHFVDVREF; this is translated from the coding sequence ATGACCGGAAAAACACTGTACGACAAACTTTGGCAACAGCACGTCGTTAAAGAACGCGATGATGGTACTGCACTGATCTACATCGATCGCCAGTTATTGCACGAAGTAACGTCTCCCCAGGCGTTCGAGGGACTGCGTATTGCCGGGCGCAAGCCATGGCGTCTGGACGCCAACCTGGCGACGCCGGATCACAACGTGCCGACCACCGCCATCGAGCGTGAGTCTGGTGTCGACGGTATTGTTGATCCGGTATCCAAAATCCAGGTGGTAACACTCGATAACAACTGTGATGAGTTCGGCATTACTGAATTCAAGATGAAAGACAAGCGTCAAGGCATTGTTCACGTTGTTGGCCCGGAGCAAGGTGCCACCCTGCCTGGGATGACCGTGGTGTGTGGCGACTCCCATACAGCCACTCACGGTGCTTTCGCGGCTTTGGCTCATGGTATTGGCACTTCGGAAGTTGAGCACGTTCTGGCAACCCAGTGTCTGATTCAGCGCAAGATGAAAAACCTGCTGATTCGTGTCGATGGTGAACTGGGCAAGGGCATTACCGGCAAAGACGTGGTGTTGCACGTGATCGGTATCATTGGTACCGCTGGCGGTAATGGCTGCGCGATGGAATTTGGTGGCTCTGCCATTCGCTCGATGAGCATGGAAGGCCGTATGACCATGTGTAACATGGCCATCGAAGCCGGTGCTCGTGTCGGTATGGTCGCGTTTGACAGCATCACGGCAGCTTATGTCAAGGGTCGCCCTTATGCCCCGAACGCCGATCAGTGGGAGCTGGCACTGGCGGCCTGGCAGGATCTGGTATCCGATGACGATGCCGTATTTGACAAGGTGGTCGAGGTGCGCGCTGAAGATATCAAGCCGCAGGTTACCTGGGGGACTTCCCCTGAAATGGTAACCACGATTGATGCCACGGTTCCTGCTCTGGAAGACGCACGGGACGGTGCCCAACGTGCCGGCTTTGAACGTGCCTATGCCTACATGGGGCTGGAGCCGGGCCAGAAAATCACCGATATCAAGCTGGATCGTGTGTTTATCGGCTCCTGCACCAACAGCCGGATTGAAGACTTGCGTCAGGCGGCGGCAGTGGCACAAGGCCGCAAGGTTGCTGACAGTGTTTTACAGGCGTTAGTGGTGCCGGGTTCCGGTCTGGTCAAGGAGCAGGCTGAGCAAGAAGGTCTCGACAAGATTTTTGTCGAAGCCGGTTTTGAATGGCGCGAGCCGGGCTGTTCCATGTGTCTGGCGATGAATGCTGACAGGTTGGGGCAGGGCGAGCATTGTGCCTCGACCTCCAACCGCAACTTTGAAGGTCGTCAGGGCTATGGCGGTCGCACCCATCTGGTCAGCCCGGCGATGGCCGCCGCTGCCGCGATTGCGGGTCACTTTGTTGACGTTCGTGAATTCTGA
- the leuD gene encoding 3-isopropylmalate dehydratase small subunit translates to MRAFTVHTGLVAPMDRANVDTDMIIPKQFLKSIKRSGFGPNLFDELRYLDEGQPDADNSGRPLNPDFVLNQPRYQGASVLIARENFGCGSSREHAPWALEDFGFRVVIAPSYADIFFNNCFKNGLLPIVLAEETVERLFKAVAGSEGYELTIDLEKQLILTPDGQDIPFEVDAFRKYCLLNGFDDIGLTLQDADDIRSYEEARRVSSPWLFNAGS, encoded by the coding sequence ATGAGAGCATTTACTGTACACACCGGCCTTGTGGCACCGATGGATCGTGCCAACGTCGATACCGATATGATCATCCCGAAACAGTTTCTGAAATCGATCAAACGCAGCGGATTTGGCCCGAATCTGTTTGACGAGCTGCGTTACCTGGATGAAGGTCAGCCCGATGCTGACAACAGCGGGCGTCCGCTGAATCCGGATTTTGTGCTGAATCAACCGCGCTACCAGGGTGCGTCTGTGCTGATTGCCCGCGAGAACTTCGGTTGTGGCTCCAGTCGTGAACACGCCCCCTGGGCACTGGAGGATTTCGGCTTCCGGGTTGTTATCGCGCCGAGTTACGCTGATATATTCTTCAATAACTGCTTCAAGAATGGCTTGTTGCCTATCGTGCTGGCGGAAGAGACGGTAGAGCGCCTGTTCAAGGCCGTTGCCGGGAGCGAAGGGTACGAACTCACCATCGACCTGGAAAAGCAGCTGATTCTGACACCCGATGGCCAGGATATACCCTTTGAAGTAGATGCCTTCCGCAAATACTGTTTGTTGAATGGCTTTGACGATATTGGCCTCACGTTACAGGATGCGGATGATATTCGTAGCTACGAAGAAGCCCGTCGCGTGTCTTCTCCCTGGTTGTTTAACGCAGGCTCCTGA
- the leuB gene encoding 3-isopropylmalate dehydrogenase, producing the protein MSKKILVLPGDGIGPEIVAEAVKVLEHINSRFKLGLEIDHGLVGGTAYDETGFPLPEESLNKAIAADAILLGAVGGPQWDKLEDRSKRPEQGLLDIRKNLGLFGNLRPAILYPQLADASTLKPEVVSGLDILIVRELTGGIYFGQPRGIRTLENGEREGYNTYVYNESEIRRIGRVAFESAMKRNKKLCSVDKANVLEVTVLWREIMEELSKEYPEVELSHMYVDNAAMQLVRAPKQFDVMVTGNMFGDILSDAAAMLTGSIGMLPSASLDKNNKGMYEPCHGSAPDIAGQGLANPLATILSVAMMLRYSLNEGAAADVIEAAVSKVLDQGLRTGDIFSAGMTRVSTSEMGEAVLAAL; encoded by the coding sequence ATGAGCAAGAAAATTCTGGTTTTGCCAGGTGATGGTATTGGCCCTGAAATTGTCGCCGAGGCGGTCAAGGTTTTGGAGCATATCAATAGTCGCTTTAAACTGGGGCTGGAAATAGATCATGGCCTGGTCGGTGGCACGGCTTACGACGAAACCGGCTTTCCGCTGCCGGAAGAAAGCCTGAACAAGGCCATCGCTGCCGATGCCATTCTGCTCGGTGCTGTCGGTGGCCCGCAGTGGGACAAGTTGGAAGATCGCTCCAAACGTCCGGAACAAGGATTGCTGGATATTCGCAAGAATCTGGGCCTGTTTGGCAACCTGCGTCCAGCCATTCTGTACCCGCAGCTGGCCGATGCTTCGACACTGAAGCCGGAAGTGGTTTCCGGTCTGGATATTCTGATTGTCCGCGAGCTGACCGGCGGTATTTATTTCGGCCAGCCACGGGGTATTCGTACTCTGGAAAATGGCGAGCGTGAAGGTTACAACACCTACGTTTATAACGAATCCGAGATTCGTCGTATTGGTCGTGTCGCCTTTGAATCGGCGATGAAGCGCAACAAGAAACTGTGCTCGGTCGACAAGGCCAATGTACTGGAAGTGACCGTGCTATGGCGCGAAATTATGGAAGAGTTGTCGAAAGAATACCCAGAAGTCGAATTGTCCCATATGTACGTCGATAATGCGGCGATGCAGCTGGTGAGGGCACCGAAACAGTTTGACGTTATGGTAACCGGCAATATGTTTGGCGATATCCTGTCGGATGCAGCAGCGATGCTGACCGGTTCTATCGGTATGTTGCCATCGGCCTCACTGGACAAAAACAACAAGGGCATGTATGAACCTTGCCATGGTTCGGCTCCGGATATTGCCGGTCAGGGGCTTGCCAATCCGTTGGCAACTATCCTCTCTGTAGCCATGATGCTACGGTATAGCCTGAATGAAGGCGCGGCAGCAGATGTTATTGAAGCAGCGGTCAGCAAGGTACTGGATCAGGGGTTGCGTACCGGAGATATTTTCTCTGCCGGTATGACCCGTGTCAGTACCAGTGAAATGGGCGAAGCGGTACTGGCTGCGCTGTAA
- the asd gene encoding aspartate-semialdehyde dehydrogenase produces the protein MLKTGLVGWRGMVGSVLMQRMEEEGDFALITPQFFTTSQAGKAAPALGGKDNGVLADAYDISALGQQDVVISCQGGDYTKDVYPKLRESGWQGYWIDAASTLRMADDAIIVLDPVNADVINQGLDTGIKTYVGGNCTVSLMLLALGGLFEKGLVEWVAPMTYQAASGSGAQNMRELITQMGAIHSNVRDQLDNPAAAILDIDRQVSEFINSEEYPKDHFGVPLAGSLIPYIDSQLDSGQSREEWKAQVEANKIMGSGDRQIPIDGLCVRVGAMRCHSQAMTMKLTQDLPLAEIEAILAAHNDWVKVIPNDREASMKELTPAAVTGTLSIPVGRIRKLNMGPEYISAFTVGDQLLWGAAEPLRRMLRILLNRS, from the coding sequence ATGTTGAAAACAGGATTAGTCGGTTGGCGTGGCATGGTGGGTTCCGTACTGATGCAGCGTATGGAAGAAGAAGGGGATTTTGCCCTGATAACGCCACAATTTTTTACCACATCTCAGGCAGGCAAGGCGGCTCCTGCCCTCGGCGGCAAAGACAACGGTGTCTTGGCTGATGCTTACGATATCAGTGCGCTCGGTCAGCAGGATGTCGTCATTAGCTGTCAGGGCGGTGATTACACCAAGGACGTGTATCCAAAACTGCGTGAATCCGGCTGGCAGGGCTACTGGATTGATGCGGCGTCCACTTTGCGTATGGCGGACGATGCCATCATTGTACTGGATCCGGTTAATGCTGATGTGATTAACCAGGGCCTGGATACGGGTATCAAAACCTACGTGGGCGGTAACTGTACCGTCAGTTTGATGTTGCTGGCGCTGGGTGGTCTGTTTGAAAAAGGACTGGTTGAGTGGGTTGCGCCGATGACCTATCAGGCTGCATCCGGATCCGGTGCTCAGAATATGCGTGAGTTAATTACGCAAATGGGAGCGATTCATTCCAATGTTCGTGACCAACTTGACAATCCTGCAGCTGCTATTCTGGATATCGATCGCCAAGTATCTGAATTTATCAATAGTGAGGAATATCCAAAAGATCATTTTGGTGTGCCGCTAGCAGGTAGCCTGATTCCCTATATCGACTCGCAGCTGGATTCTGGTCAAAGCCGTGAAGAATGGAAAGCCCAGGTTGAAGCCAACAAAATCATGGGTTCCGGGGATCGGCAGATTCCTATTGATGGCCTTTGTGTTCGTGTTGGTGCGATGCGCTGCCACAGCCAGGCGATGACCATGAAACTGACTCAGGATTTGCCATTGGCAGAGATTGAAGCAATTCTGGCGGCTCATAACGATTGGGTGAAGGTTATTCCGAATGATCGGGAGGCCAGTATGAAGGAATTAACGCCAGCGGCGGTTACCGGGACGCTGAGTATACCTGTCGGTCGAATTCGCAAGCTTAATATGGGGCCAGAGTATATTTCAGCCTTTACCGTTGGAGACCAGTTACTCTGGGGAGCGGCAGAACCTTTACGCAGAATGTTGCGGATTTTGTTAAACCGTTCATAG